In the genome of Lathyrus oleraceus cultivar Zhongwan6 chromosome 4, CAAS_Psat_ZW6_1.0, whole genome shotgun sequence, the window ATAACGGTGTATCTGCATTGTGATATTGTTCTTTTCTGATTTACAGGGAGTATGTAACTAACATTGTAACCAGGTCTCATGCTTTCATGATTACTTACATTGGCTCCATGTAACTaatcttgcttgtccattctgaATTACCCCCTTAGTTGAGGATGTAACAACAGGCCCTCCAAGTCGAATGTCATTGTTATAAGTATGATATTGTAATTAAGTGATATTGTAGACTTGGAACTGCTTCCGGAAGAAACTAGTTATTTATTTCCGGAGGATCACTCAAACTAGCATAGCATTTAAGATTTGATTTGTAGCTAGAAAGATTTCAAGAGTTAGTAATTATAAAGTATGATTCAGTACAGTTTTACAATTTCTCAACGCAGCAACAATTAATCAGTGTACACTAATTACATTAACATGCATTCACATGGGTTGAAGTAGCAGTATTAGAGTGCATTCAGGTGCAAAAGAAGCACTGGTTAAACCAGTAATGAATATTATAGGTGATTTTTCCACATATTTGAAAAAAATTAATAATGGGTGTGAGTTGTATATTTCCTTTATTTTTCTAATGTAAAGGGAAAAACATAAATAATACTGTTATTATTTTCAATCACGCCTTGTAATTGAAACAAGAACTCTTCTCATGTTCATTGGGAAGCAACCTCCATACACTCGCTTGACAGTACGCTCCGAGCACGAGCACACTGAGTTCAATGAAGAACGAGTACTCTTAATCATTGACATTGACGAAGAGGAAGAAGAAAAGCTTGAACCACGAGGTGATGCCATAAATTCAGAATCAGAGCTACAATCCAACCATGATAGTACATCAAAATCTTCATGAAAACAATCTTCTTGTGGcttattgcttttgattttgatAACCCTTTTCTTCCAAAACCGTAGCTTTGACATAGCTGTAACTGGTATTTTGGTGTCCAAAATGCACGGTTTTGTTAGCCCCAAACTAAGAAATTTTGGTGGTGGAGTGAGTGGTGGAAGCTCTTTTGCCGGTGATGATTCCTTTGCTATCCCTGGTTGCATTTCCCATTTGAAAGGAACACCTTCTCCACTTCTATAATATGATATACGAGAGGAACATCCCACAGAGGATTTCCTTGACAGAATCTTATTGCTTTCaatctcaaataaattcattTCACCTTTTCCTAGTACCAAAATTAAGTTGCATATGTTTGTTTATATAGGATTCAATTCAACCGTTTGAGTGTTTGACCATTAGTTATTATCATAATTTAA includes:
- the LOC127135027 gene encoding uncharacterized protein LOC127135027, giving the protein MNLFEIESNKILSRKSSVGCSSRISYYRSGEGVPFKWEMQPGIAKESSPAKELPPLTPPPKFLSLGLTKPCILDTKIPVTAMSKLRFWKKRVIKIKSNKPQEDCFHEDFDVLSWLDCSSDSEFMASPRGSSFSSSSSSMSMIKSTRSSLNSVCSCSERTVKRVYGGCFPMNMRRVLVSITRRD